Within Oncorhynchus keta strain PuntledgeMale-10-30-2019 unplaced genomic scaffold, Oket_V2 Un_contig_18906_pilon_pilon, whole genome shotgun sequence, the genomic segment CACGACTCCGGTATTTACATTCTAAACACGACTCCGGTATTTACATTCTAAACAAGACTCCGGTATTTAGATTCTAAACAAGACTCCGGTATTTAGATTCTAAACACGACTCCGGTATTTAGATTCTAAACACGACTCCGGTATTTAGATTCTAAACACGACTCCGGTATTTAGATTCTAAACACGACTCCGGTATTTACATTCTAAACACGACTCCGGTATTTACATTCTAAACACGACTCCGGTATTTACATTCTAAACACGACTCCGGTATTTACATTCTAAACACGACTCCGGTATTTACATTCTAAACACGACTCCGGTATTTAGATTCTAAACACGACTCCGGTATTTAGATTCTAAACAAACTCCGGTATTTAGATTCTAAACACGACCGGTATTTAGATTCTAAACACGACTCCGGTATTTAGATTCTAAACACGACTCCGGTATTTAGATTCTAAACACGACTCCGGTATTTACATTCTAAAACACTGACTCCGGTATTTACATTCTAAACACGACTCCGGTATTTAGATTCTAAACACGACTCCGGTATTTAGATTCTAAACACGACTCCGGTATTTAGATTCTAAACACGACTCCGGTATTTAGATTCTAAACACGACTCATGTAAATGCTCACTGAGTCGATGTTTTACGTCCGTTCTGATCGTTTTACCTGTAAAGCCAGAGCACCAAAGACAAATGTTCATTCTGTGTTAATTAAACTTAACGGACAATAAATTATTACATTATCTATTAATGGCATTGGGACCCGATAGATACTTGGGCAACTATAATGGGTGCCAAACTATGTTGATTCTTTGGAAATGAAAATAGGTTTATAAATGGTGATCTGCGTTAAAGTCCTCACCACGGTCTGGACCATATGTGGCCTCTGCATCCGTAAACTCTTCACAGTCTGAAGACGTCCAGTAGGCCCTCAGCCTTGACCCGCTCCAGGATATTGCTCAGTGCAATGAACGTACCTGTTCGCCCTGCACCAGCACTACACAACAAAACATTCAAGAAAAACTGTGACTTTTGGGGTTTTGTGACTGTTGTAATGAGTtgctatagtaacagtaacagtcttGCCTAAAGACTGCTCAACAAACTATACAAGTAAAAAGTGTTACCATAGTAAAAGTAAATGTGtaataaagtgttaccatagtAACAGTAAATGTAtaataaagtgttaccatagtaaaagtaaatgtgtaataaagtgttaccatagtAACAGTAAATGTGtaataaagtgttaccatagcAACAGTAAATGTGTAATAAAGAATTGTTACGAAGTATATTTAAAGTGGTATAAGAGTGTTACTTAGGTAAAAGTGAAGTGTAAAAGTCTTCCCAAAGTAACATATTCCACCACATGGTGATAAGGGTCAGAGTCTTAGCTACCTGCAGTGTACGATGATGGGATGGTTTCCTGACTGCTGTTGCTGTCTCTGCACCGAGGCGATGATGTCGATCATTCCTTTCCCTTCGGCTGGGATCCCGATCTCTGGCCAGCCGTGAAAATGGAAGTGGCGGACCAGACGTGTCAGCTTATCCTGAAACATGCAAACCCAAGTTTGGAAAGATAATGTAGCTGTCAGGATGCTAATTGTAGCAACATGCTAGGTGTGGACCGATCATTTAGCATTGGGAGCTAATTTTAGCAACATGCTAGGTTTGGACAGATCATTTAGCATTGGGAGCTAATTTTAGCAACATGCTAGGTTTGGACAGATCATTTAGCAACATGCTAGGTGTGGACAGATCATTTAGCATTGGGAGCTAATTTTAGCAACATGCTAGGTGTGGACAGATCATTTAGCATTGGGAGCTAATTTTAGCAACATGCTAGGTTTGGACAGATCATTTAGCATTGGGAGCTAATTTTAGCAACATGCTAGGTTTGGAAAGATAATGTAGCTGTCAGGATGCTAATTGTAGCAACATGCTAGGTGTGGACAGATCATTTAGCATTGGGAGCTAATTTTAGCAACATGCTAGGTTTGGACAGATAATGTAGCTGTCAGGATGCTAATTGTAGCAACATGCTAGGTGTGGACAGATCATTTAGCATTGGGAGCTAATTTTAGCAACATGCTAGTTTTGGACAGATCATTTAGCATTGGGAGCTAATTTTAGCAACATGCTAGGTTTGGACAGATCATTTAGCATTGGGAGCTAATTTTAGCAACATGCTAGGTTTGGACAGATCATTTAGCATTGGGAGCTAATTTTAGCAACATGCTAGGTTTGGACAGATCATTTAGCATTGGGAGCTAATTTTAGCAACATGCTAGGTTTGGACAGATCAGCAATAGATAGTTTTGCAATACGCTACTTTCTCGTGATGACTGTTTACGTCTAATTTGTGTTAAGGGTTACAAGATTAGCAATATGCTAACACGACAAACACTTTATTCCTGTGATTAATCATGGACTCCTCTAGAGGTAAGAAGAAGGTTAATAAGGTTAATGTCTCAATAAACTATTGCTTTTAGGTCCCTCACTACCTCAGGGTATTTCCGTGTAAACTTACTGGGCCGTAGGTGAGTACCAGATCCCGCACACTGAAGCTGTCACACACAGTGGATCCCTTCATCTCTACAGTGTAGTCTCCATAGGTCACTGAGTCCTCTGTGGGCCAGTACTGGAAACACTTGTCCTGCAGGAGACACAGTCAGGAGATTAAGACTGAGTACTGGATGGTATAGTGATTCTATTACCATCAAATAATAGAAGACATGTTCAAGTACAGTAGCCTACTACAATATTACAATAACTCAAATCATGTTAGAACAGTACCCTACTACAATATTACAATAACTCAACACATGGAACAACAGTACCCTACTACAATATTACAATAACTCAAATCATGTTAGAACAGTAGCCTACTACAATATTACAATAACTCAAATTATGTTAGAACAGTACTCTACTACAATATTACAATAACTCAAATCATGTTAGAACAGTACTCTACTACAATATTACAATAACTCAAATCATGTTAGAACAGTACCCTACTACAATATTACAATAACTCAACACATGGAAGAACAGTACTCTACTACATTATTACAATAACTCAAATCATGTTAGAACAGTAGCCTACTACAATATTACAATAACTCAAATCATGTTAGAACAGTAGCCTACTACAATATTACAATAACTCAAATCATGTTAGAACAGTAGCCTACTGCAATATTACAATAACTCAAATCATGGAAGAACAGTACTCTACTACAATATTACAATAACTCAAATCATGTTAGAACAGTACCCTACTACAATATTACAATAACTCAAATCATGTTAGAACAGTACCCTACTACATTATTACAATAACTCAAATCATGTTAGAACAGTACCTACTACAATATTACAATAACTCAAATCATGTTAGAACAGTACTCTACTACAATATTACAATAACTCAAATCATGTTAGAACAGTACCCTACTACATTATTACAATAACTCAAATCATGTTAGAACAGTACTCTACTACAATATTACAATAGCTCAAATCATGTTAGAACAGTACTCTACTACAATATTACAATAACTCAAATCATGTTAGAACAGTAGCCTACTACAATATTACAATAACTCAAATCATGTTAGAACAGTACTCTACTACAATATTACAATAACTAAAATCATGTTAGAACAGTACTCTACTACAATATTACAATAACTCAAATCATGTTAGAACAGTAGCCTACTACAATATTACAATAACTCAAATCATGTTAGAACAGTACTCTACTACAATATTACAATAACTAAAATCATGTTAGAACAGTACTCTACTACAATATTACAATAACTCAAATCATGTTAGAACAGTACTCTACTACAATATTACAATAGCTCAACACAAAGAGGTCCTAGTTTTGGATCCTTGCTAGCGGTAGACAACTAAGATGCAGTAGTTAGTAAGTCAATAGCATAGAGATATATCATATAATATGAATTGTTTAAATGCTATTTCTTCGATGGAATATCCTTCCTACCTGCTCCCCTCTCCTGTAGTTCCGTCAGCATGACGACGGAGTGACACTTCCACTCCCACGCCATCCTCCAGTAGTCCTCTACCGTGTGAGATAAAGGACCCTGGGTCGCTATGAAGTAGTCCTTCTGCCTGTAGCCCTGAGGACACCCcaccacagtacacagtacaggcATTACCACCATGTCAGACAGGTACAACTTCCTGTCcaccacagtacacagtacaggcATTACCACCATGTCAGACAGGTACAACTTCCTGTCcaccacagtacacagtacaggcATTACCACCATGTCAGACAGGTACGACTTCCTGTCcaccacagtacacagtacaggcATTACCACCATGTCAGACAGGTACAACTTCCTGTCCACCACAGTGCAGGCATTACCACCATGTCAGACAGGTACAACTTCCTGTCcaccacagtacacagtacaggcATTACCACCATGTCAGACAGGTACAACTTCCTGTCCACCACAGTGCAGGCATTACCACCATGTCAGACAGGTACAACTTCCTGTCcaccacagtacacagtacaggcATTACCACCATGTCAGACAGGTACAACTTCCTGTCcaccacagtacacagtacaggcATTACCACCATGTCAGACAGGTACAACTTCCTGTCCACCACAGTACACAGTGCAGGCATTACCACCATGTCAGACAGGTACAACTTCCTGTCCACCACAGTACACAGTGCAGGCATTACCACCATGTCAGACAGGTACAACTTCCTGTCcaccacagtacacagtacaggcATTACCACCATGTCAGACAGGTACAACTTCCTGTCCACCACAGTGCAGGCATTACCACCATGTCAGACAGGTACAACTTCCTGTCcaccacagtacacagtacaggcATTACCACCATGTCAGACAGGTACAACTTCCTGTCcaccacagtacacagtacaggcATTACCACCATGTCAGACAGGTACAACTTCCTGTCCACCACAGTACACAGTGCAGGCATTACCACCATGTCAGACAGGTACAACTTCCTGTCCACCACAGTACAGGCATTACCACAATGTCAGACAGGTACAACTTCCTGTCcaccacagtacacagtacaggcATTACCACCATGTCAGACAGGTACAACTTCCTGTCcaccacagtacacagtacaggcATTACCACCATGTCAGACAGGTACAACTTCCTGTCCACCACAGTACACAGTGCAGGCATTACCACCATGTCAGACAGGTACAACTTCCTGTCcaccacagtacacagtacaggcATTACCACCATGTCAGACAGGTACAACTTCCTGTCCACCACAGTACACAGTGCAGGCATTACCACCATGTCAGACAGGTACAACTTCCTGTCcaccacagtacacagtacaggcATTACCACCATGTCAGACAGGTACAACTTCCTGTCCACCACAGTACACAGTGCAGGCATTACCACCATGTCAGACAGGTACAACTTCCTGTCCACCACAGTACAGGCATTACCACAATGTCAGACAGGTACAACTTCCTGTCcaccacagtacacagtacaggcATTACCACCATGTCAGACAGGTACAACTTCCTGTCcaccacagtacacagtacaggcATTACCACCATGTCAGACAGGTACAACTCCCTTGAAACTTTGCAGATTGCAGCGTATGAATATATAATTTAATATACCtcacaaaaaacaaaaacaaactaacTGTCGATAAATATGACATTGATTCACGTTtactcattgatgtagtagtgTATTGTAACGTTTACTGATTGATGTAGTAGTGTGTATTGTAACGGCTACTCAAtgatgtagtagtgagtattgtaatgtttactcattgatgtagtagtgagtattgtaACGTTTACTGattgatgtagtagtgagtattgtaatgtttactcattgatgtagtagtgagtattgtaacgtttactcattgatgtagtagtgagtattgtgatgtttactcattgatgtagtagtgagtattgtaacgtttactcattgatgtagtagtgagtattgtaacgtttactcattgatgtagtagtgagtattgtaacgtttactcattgatgtagtagtgagtattgtaacgtttactcattgatgtagtagtgagtattgtaacgtttactcattgatgtagtagtgagtattgtgatgtttactcattgatgtagtagtgagtattgtgatgtttactcattgatgtagtagtgagtattgtGATGTTTACTCACtgatgtagtagtgagtattgtaatgtttactcattgatgtagtagtgagtattgtgatgtttactcattgatgtagtagtgagtattgtaatgtttactcattgatgtagtagtgagtattgtaatgtttactcattaatgtagtagtgagtattgtaacgtttactcattgatgtagtagtgagtattgtaacgtttactcattgatgtagtagtgagtattgtaacgtttactcattgatgtagtagtgagtattgtaacgtttactcattgatgtagtagtgagtattgtgatgtttactcattgatgtagtagtgagtattgtaatgtttactcattgatgtagtagtgagtattgtaatgtttactcattaatgtagtagtgagtattgtaacgtttactcattgatgtagtagtgagtattgtaacgtttactcattgatgtagtagtgagtattgtaacgtttactcattgatgtagtagtgagtattgtgatgtttactcattgatgtagtagtgagtattgtaatgtttactcattgatgtagtagtgagtattgtaatgtttactcattgatgtagtagtgagtattgtaatgtttactcattgatgtagtagtgagtattgtaatgtttactcattgatgtagtagtgagtattgtaacgtctactcattgatgtagtagtgagtattgtaacgtttactcattgatgtagtagtgagtattgtgacgtttactcattgatgtagtagtgagtatATACTTACATCTATAAATGACGCATTGATGTAGTCAGTAAACTCTGGCCTCTTCTCATGGACATAATCACTCTGTTGAAGTCATCTGAAAAATACAATTCATATTAAATGGGTGATAACTACAAAGACCGTGTACACAGAGTATATCAATGGCATAACAACTCAATCTACCGATAAAAAACGACTCCCCCTTCATCGTAACTGCAGAATTACGACATGGGTTTGGCGTTTTAATGACGCGGCACTTTGGTTTTGGCCATATTTTTTAGCTGTCAGACAAACTGTGCCATATTTTTTTAGCTGTCAGACAAACTGTGCAAAAGTGAAGGCCTTCATTCTgagccctatagaccctggtcaaacgtagtgcactaaataggaatagggggccatagtagtgcactaaatagggaatagggtgccatttgcgatgCACAGTAAAACGCTCCTCCAGATCCATTTCCCAAACACTATTTGTAAGATGAGAGACAAAACGCATCACTCAACCTAAAGAACAGCAAAAACAATGAGTGTTTTATCAGATAAAACAACAAGACGCCTGACTAAAAGATCTCTCCATGTCAGTCCCACGCATCAAGGTTTAAATATATGAATACCAAATATTAATAGgtggtttaggttagggttaaggtttgggatagggtcaAAATTATGATGAAATTatgaaatataaataaatatatgaatatCAAATATGAAAGATACAaattatgattgattgatgatgaaatataaataaataaatatatgaatatCAAATATGAAAGATACAaatgatgattgattgatgaagaaatataaataaataaatatatgaatacCAAATATGAATAGGTGACATATATGGATATATGGTTAATTCTGCACAAATTCAATTTAGGTGAGCGAACCAAGGGAATAAGGGATTTGATAATATCTCTCGTTTCGTTCTAAATAAGGAGGGGGGCGGGGTTATGAACACAATATAATCTGTGGGTAACAATCTGTCACAAGTTAAAGAATAACCGCATGACGTAATGTAGAGTTACTGGTCTCTGAGGGGAAAACAGATCTCATTCAGTTTGTTGTAACTTTTCCGGCATTCCTTACATGGAATAATCTGGAGCACTCTGTTCTTCTTCATGTTGGCAGGGAGATTTCCCATCCTCATGTTCTCCTTCATTATCCGCATGTTGGTCAGTTTCTGGATgataaaggggggggggggacaggaaAGTGTCAGGGTGTAAATGTACACATAGATGACTtaatattttttacctttatttaactaggcaagtcaattaagaactttttttttttttacaatggcggcctatcCCCCCacccggacaaaccctcccctgggccaattgtgcgccgccctatgggactccagatCACGGCTGGGTTGTGACACAACCGCTGAGCCACTCGGGGGGCCCAAAAATAAGAGCAATGCAAATTAACATAGAATAATTTATACCCGATGTCCACAATTGCTATTATAAGCATACACAGACTTTCAGAGATTCTAAGCTTCATGTAGCAATGGGCTCTATCTTATCAACTACAACCCTGTCAGAGAAGAGAGGACCCTGGCTCTCACTTTGAACTCTTCCTCCAGGCCGACCCTGTCGAAGGGGGCGTGGGTGTTGTGGAGTTTGTGCAGGTGTCCTTCCAGAGATGACACATCCAGTTCTGTGTCTCCATACAGGTAGTATTCCAACAGGGCCTGGTAGATGAACGAGTACTGAATCTGGAGGCCACAGAGGAAGACAAACAGATATTTAGAGCACTAGAACAATAAGAATGAAAGTCCATACACTTTGATAATTGATTCCAAATGAAGAAGCTGAAGAAGAAGTAGAAAATGGAGAAGAggctgaagaagaagaagaagaaagagaagcaGAAGAacaagaggaagaagaagaagaagaaggagaagaaaaaTGGAAGAAGGAgaaaaaggagaagaagaagaataagaaagagaagaagaagaaagagaagaagaaggaggagaagatgaagaagaaagagaagaagaaggaggagaagatgaagaagaaagagaagaaggaggagaagatgaaggagaagaagaaggagaagcagaagaaaagaagaaaaaggagaagaagaagaagaagaagaagaagaagaataaggagaagaaggagaagaagaagaagaagaagaagaagaagaagaagaagaaggagaagaaggagaagaagaagaaggagaaagaagaagaagaagaagaagaaggagaagaagaagaaggagaagaagaagaaggagaagaagaaggagaagaataaggagaagaagaaggagaaaggtccttctgtagctcagttggtagagcatggtgcttgtaacgccagggtagtgggttcgattcccgggaccacccatacgtagaatgtatgcacacatgactgtaagtcgctttggataaaagcgtctgctaaatggcatatattattatatattatattataagaagaaggagaagaaggagaaggagaagaagaagaagaagaaggagaagaaagagaagaagaagaagaaggagaagaagaagaagaagaaggaggagaagaaagagaagaagaagaagaagaagaaggagaaaaggagaaaaagaagaagaacaaggagaagtagaagaagcagaagaagaagaagaagaagaaggagaagaaagagaagaagaagaagaagaaggagaagaagaagaagaagaagaagaaggaggagaagaagaaggagaagaaagagaagaagaagaagaagaaggagaaaaggagaaaaagaagaagaagaagaagaagaaggagaaaaagaagaaggaggagaagtaGATGAATCAGATGAGATCAAGTGTGGTGTTCCACAGGGATATATTCTTGCTATATTTTCTAGTTTACATGACAAATACATATTTAGAACACTGTAGTAGTAGGAAGGACAATGCTTACTTTGGACAGTTGCTAGTCCCTAGTACTAAGAGAAACATAGACTGATGCATTGCATGAAATAGTGTTGTGACCCTGTTGTTTTGAGCCAACTCACGTCTGTCTGTACAAGCTGCGAGCGCTGGTCTCTTATCTTGGACACAAAACCAAAGACGTCAATCTTCTGCTCTCGGTGCATCATGTCAATCACGCCGTCAATCACAATGAAGGTCCCTGTCCTTCCCACACCAGCACTGCCGAGACAAAGGACAGAGAAGGCCAAGGAGTCATCTTAGAATCATAGCAtgattctacacctgcattgcttgctgtttgggggttttaggctgggtttctgtacagcactttgagatatcagctaatgtacgaagggctatataaatacatttggtttgattttgatttgatttgagttagaTCTCTCTTCCTAAAGACAGGTGGGGAagtaaccttcaggttactatatacagtacaatagttgaaatgtacctaaaAGACTACATATAAAGTACCTGCAGTGAACCACGATGGGCCCAGCGAAGGAGGAGTTGACGGTCTTGACTTTCTTGAGGAACTTGAGCATGCCGATGGGGGAAAAGGGCACCCCAAAATCAGGCCAGCTGGTGAAGTGGAGCTGGGTGACCAGCCTGGAGGGCTTGGTGCCGTCGCTGGCCTGCTACAGGAGACGACACACAGAGCAGACATACAGAGTCATTACTATACCAAGGAACTACAAAGAGTCATTACTATACCACATACTACGTAGAGCCAGatactatagcagatactacatagagtcattactataccacatactacatagagtcattactatagcaTATACTACGTAGAGCCAGATACTATgtagagtcattactatagcagatactacatagagtcattactataaaccagatactacgtagagtcattactataccagatactacatagagtcattactatactAGATACTACGTAGAGCCAGatactatagcagatactacatagagtcattactatagcaAATACTACGTAGAGCCAGATACTATGtagagtcattactataccagatactacatagagtcattactataccagatactacatagagtcattactataaacaacatactacatagagtcattactataccaCATACTACGTAGAGCCAGatactatagcagatactacatagagtcattactataccacatactacatagagtcattactatagcaTATACTACGTAGAGCCAGATACTATgtagagtcattactatagcagatactacatagagtcattactatagcaAATACTACGTAGAGCCAGATACTATGtagagtcattactataccagatactacatagagtcattactataccaCATACTACGTAGAGCCAGatactatagcagatactacatagagtcattactataccacatactacatagagtcattactatagcaTATACTACGTAGAGCCAGATACTATgtagagtcattactatagcagatactacatagagtcattactatagcaAATACTACGTAGAGCCAGATACTATGtagagtcattactataccagatactacatagagtcattactataccagatactacatagagtcattactataaaccaagatactacatagagtcattactacactagatactacatagagtcattactataaaccacatactacatagagtcattactataccaCATACTACGTAGAGCCAGatactatagcagatactacatagagtcattactataccacatactacatagagtcattactatagcaTATACTACGTAGAGCCAGATACTATgtagagtcattactatagcagatactacatagagtcattactataaaccagatactacgtagagtcattactataccagatactacatagagtcattactataaaccagatactacatagagtcattactataaaccagatactacatagagtcattactatactagatactacatagagtcattactataaaccagatactacatagagtcattactataaaccagacactacattactatagagtcattactataccacatactacatagagtcattactataaaccacaTACTACATGGAGTCATTACTATACCacatactacatagagtcattactataaaccagatactacatagagtcattactataaaccagatactacattactatagagtcattactataccacatactacatagagtcattactataaaccagattctacatagagtcattactataaaccacatactacatagagtcattactataaaccagatactacatagagtcattactataaaccacaTACTACGtagagtcattactataccacatactacatagagtcattactatactagatactacatagagtcattactatttcagatactacatagagtcattactataccagatactacatagagtcattactataaaccagatactacatagagtcattactatactAGATACTACATAGTCATTACTATACtagatactacatagagtcattactataccagatactacatagagtcattactataaaccagatactacatagagtcattactatactagatactacatagagtcattactataaaccacatactacatagagtcattactataccacatactacatagagtcattactataccagatactacatagagtcattactataaaccagatactacatagagtcattactataaaccagatactacatagagtcattactataaaccagacactacatagagtcattactataccacatactacatagagtcattactataccagatactacatagagtcattactataaaccagatactacatagagtcattactataaaccaagatactacatagagtcattactataaaccagatactacatagagtcattactataaaccagacactacattactatagagtcattactataaaccagatactacatagagtcattactataaaccagatactacatagagtcattactacaCTAGATACTACATacagtcattactataaaccagatactacagatactagagtcattactataaaccagataccAGATCATTACTTTTaaaccatagagtcattactataaaccagatactacatagagtcattacatAGAGTCATTAAAccagatactacatagagtcattactataaaccagatactacatagagtcattactataaactagatactacatagagtcattactataccaGATACTATAAACCAGAtattactataaaccagatactacatagagtcattactataaaccagatactacatagagtcattactataaactagatactacatagagtcattactataaaccagatactacatagagtcattactataccaCAACCAGAGTCACTAtgtagagtcattactataaaccagatactacatagagtcattactataaaccagatactacatagagtcattactataaaccagatac encodes:
- the LOC127920318 gene encoding uncharacterized protein LOC127920318 isoform X1, whose amino-acid sequence is MSDRYNFLSTTVHSTGITTMSDRYNFLSTTVHSTGITTMSDRYNFLSTTVHSTGITTMSDRYNFLSTTVHSTGITTMSDRYNFLSTTVHSTGITTMSDRYNFLSTTVHSTGITTMSDRYNFLSTTVHSTGITTMSDRYNFLSTTVHSTGITTMSDRYNFLSTTVHSTGITTMSDRYNFLSTTVHSTGITTMSDRYNFLSTTVHSTGITTMSDRYNFLSTTVHSTGITTMSDRYNSLETLQIAAYEYII
- the LOC127920318 gene encoding uncharacterized protein LOC127920318 isoform X2, translating into MSDRYNFLSTTVHSTGITTMSDRYNFLSTTVHSTGITTMSDRYNFLSTTVHSTGITTMSDRYNFLSTTVHSTGITTMSDRYNFLSTTVHSTGITTMSDRYNFLSTTVHSTGITTMSDRYNFLSTTVHSTGITTMSDRYNFLSTTVHSTGITTMSDRYNFLSTTVHSTGITTMSDRYNFLSTTVHSTGITTMSDRYNFLSTTVHSTGITTMSDRYNSLETLQIAAYEYII
- the LOC127920318 gene encoding uncharacterized protein LOC127920318 isoform X3; its protein translation is MSDRYNFLSTTVHSTGITTMSDRYNFLSTTVHSTGITTMSDRYNFLSTTVHSTGITTMSDRYNFLSTTVHSTGITTMSDRYNFLSTTVHSTGITTMSDRYNFLSTTVHSTGITTMSDRYNFLSTTVHSTGITTMSDRYNFLSTTVHSTGITTMSDRYNFLSTTVHSTGITTMSDRYNFLSTTVHSTGITTMSDRYNSLETLQIAAYEYII